aaaaaaaaaaatatatattagtaTACTATggattaaaagaaaaaaggtatattattatggaatataataaattttactttataaattattccTTAAACTTAAAaggtattttaatatttaaaagtcaAAGTTTATGATGGTATTCAAAGGAATGGTAGGCTATTTTaatgttgataaaataattgttattttaatattaatcgtatttaatattaaaataaaaaggtattagaaattgttaaaaaaatttatcaataattaaaaaaacttatatataacatttttgttaatttttggTAACTATTTTGGTCTCATAATAACAACcttatttgtatttaaaaatatatatatttatatatgtatatatgtaggaagaataattaaaagaatgaagtaaaattaacatattaaataataaaatcttttttcttgaataaaaaacaaaagttaaaaattaataccaatcaattatatataatctattttaattaattacaacattttattatgtaaacttacttttattaaaatgagaTTGAttatagtaattttaaaatgtatgttaagaaaataatatttttttaagaattatttaacaaaaatactgtattattatttataaaaaaattggaaAATTTGAATGATATGAAACTTTGTTGTTAATTGAACTTTTACatataacatatttaattattacaataaaactgtttataaaattgttttaatttatgatcattgttatttttattatcataaaataaatcattataaaacaaataataataataataatttttgataccTTCATTACATCCCTCCTTAACACCTTTCTTTTCctgatataatatatttttttccattattttttaaaaaacaaaaaaattttttttttcctctaaaaacaatacataaaaatttagtaatttaaaatattttgtaaaaccTTTAGactaattttgtttttattcacaaatattaattatttataatttccCATTACTTTTATTCTCTTAAAGCTATTTGTactttaaaagtatatataaaaatttttttttgtcaaaatgtaaattatttaaccAATTATTggtacttttaaaaaaaaaagaaataaaatgaataagaaataaaaaaaaagaaaattaaataaaaaaaaaagtgttaatcatgataaattttctataagtattcatttattatttttcacagttatgttgataaatttaaatatataaaaaaaattttaatattattaaaatatggtaaaattaaataaataaattatttaaattggagtatttaattaaaatttgattcATGATTTCTAGtgatagtaaaaaaaattttaatccaTATGTTCCATTTCTTGTTTCTGCAATATCAGGAGGGGTAGCTGGTGCTGTTGCTAAGACTGTAATTGCTCCAATGGATAGGACAAAGATAAATTTTCAGGTTGATGCAAATAGAAGATACTCAACTAGGGCTGCCCTcaactttattataaaaacatttcaaACAGAAGGTTTTTTTGCTCTTTTTAGAGGAAACTCAGCAACAATGCTTCGTGTTATTCCATTTGCAACATTTCAATATGCCTCATATGAggagtataaaaaattatttgaagtTGATAAAGATGGTAAAAGAACTCCATTATTAAGGTATGTTGCTGGTTCATGTGCTGCTACAACAGCAACCTGTTTAACATTTCCTCTTGATACTTTAAAAGCTTGGTTATcagttattaataaaaaagaatataatggAATTTTAGAtctttgtaaaaaaaaatataattgtcaTGGTATTGAGATATTTTATAGAGGTATTACACCAGCCCTAATTGGAGTTATTCCATATGCAGGATCAAGTTTTTTTACCTatgaaacattaaaaatttggtATAAAGgcaaattattaaatattttttacacatattaaataacttttttaatttagatgaatttaaaaatgaaccTCCAGGATATTGGCGTATGGCATTTGGTGGATTGAGTGGTGCAATTGGTCAGACAGCATCTTATCCATTTGATATTGTACGTAGACGAATGCAGACTGGAAAAATTTccaaaaatcaaaatatatttaaatcattattactaataataaaaaatgaaggAATTATTGGTGGTATTTTTAAAGGTCTTTCAATGAATTGGATAAAAGGTCCAATGGCTGTTGGGATATCATTAACATTATATGATACACTACatcttaaattaaaagaattatatgttaaatagaaataaaaaagaaaaaaaaagacaaatattttagatcttttattttactaacaaataaatttatataatacttCGTACTTTTGtgaaacaaattttttaaaattaaaatgatttaatatacataattttatttattacatttatatttatggcatattttattaattatttataaatatttaatattattaaacatcATTATAGGacaagtatattttttttttatttttattctctaCCACTTCATAGATTaccaaaatattaatataaatttcatttgtttttaacaataaaaaaaaagaaatatttttttttttgttattcaTTAAATGCCTCTCCAACtacctttattttttaaaaaagaaataaaaaattaaatattgttcttaagattttatataaattacataaacaaatattaatttatttattttttaaaaaaaaaaaatatttattatttatcatttttttactttattaaattttttccttTATTAGTATTATATACCATTTTTATTCAATGGGAAGACTTTCATGAACCACCCTTTACACGTTTTGAAGATTTTTCCTCATATTTAATAGAGGACTCGTTAAGTGTCttggttaaaaaaaaaagttgtataTCATCTGTTAAATAATTGCAACTAAAGGCTTATACATTTGGATAAAtgcttttaaataattgagattttattatatttcctCAATCTAAATTATCACCATTCAGGTATTAGAAGGACGACGACGATTTGGATCTATTGTTTGATATGCTGGTGGCCGTGGGGCTGTTGTTATATCAATAGGAGGTATTGCTGGTGCTGATATAGCTGATAAAGCTTCTTGATACGAAGGGGGTGgttctaatattttaactgAGTCATCGAGTGATAAGAAATTTGATAAACTATTTtgatttgataaattatgcCCAACATTACTAGTTGATGTTGAGACATATCCTTGCATACGacattgatttaaaaaatgttcaGTAACCATTCTTTCCCGTTCCTCTTCATCAAGTGGTGGAAGTctattaacaatattattagaataattttcatttaaatttccTCTTCTTCGCCTTCTTCTACCTGAATTAATAGTAGTATTTTCTTGTACATATGCATTCCTTTTTGGACATAAATCAAGACGACATATTGCACATAAAAAAGTAACTAGTATAAGTATTACAATTGGTATTACAAAAACAATTGTCCAAGAAGTAGAGTAATTTTCACAAAAATTTCCAGAATACCAATTATTATTGCATGAACAACGTCCCTCTCCATCAATTGGAGTTCCACCATTAagacattttatatattgacAAAATTCTCCAGTAATAAATTCAGAATTTGgacatctaaaaaaaaaagtcattcataaaaaagtataatcaAAAAGAATGTACTTTTGGATATGTCatattgtcttttttttaagatttaaaaaaaaaaaaaatgtctaaAAGAAAGACAACTTTCAATATAAAAGGCtattcaattttataaaaacattatctTAAATGTAtcttattttacaaatattgaGTTTAAACCATACAATATTTCCGTATAATTtcctttaaaatattataagtaaaaaataaatagtgtAGTAAAAGCACAATTATATACAAACtttaaatcaaatatacATGATTTTTtgagaattttaaaaagaaaaaaaaagtattaactTACTGGCATTGAAATTTTCTAGAACTACTTCTAGATGTTTGAATGAGCCTACCACCATTAGCACAATTTACTTGTTCACAGTAACTACCAAAATGATATGGTGGACAGACACATTTACCGGTTCCATCTTTATATCCTTTGTTTTTACAATCTTTCTCAAAACCTATAAATTTTCCTATTCCTTTACCAAAAgcagaaaataaatttcctattcctagaaaaataaataaataaagtgcaatagaaaatataaaaatatatatggtataacttttagttatattattacatcataaatatattataatttatttttttccttaCCACTTATAAAATCTGTAGATGATTTGGATGTTGTAGaaattttagttatattAACTCGTGGTGTTGTTgatattgtaaaattatttttaatgatttgtAAACTATCAGTTTGTTTTGACAATtctgatatatttatattactattaattatattaaggTGTTTCCTAgctatttctttttcaattcTCTCTTCTTCTTTTACTTTTTCATCTTCAAAAATGTTAACCAGTTTAggtttattaatattattattagtaacTTCATCAAAATTTGTCTCTTTCATTATTTTCTCTATGTTATTTGTAGAAACATTTATGGAAGAATTCAGTGTATCATTagtattattagaaatattatgtctttttgattctttattaattaaattatttatagatactttttctttattaataaaagaaggACTATCTTCGGTAATGTTTTTTACTTgttctgaaaaaaaaaaaaatatttaaaaaattaaaattatataatagttAGTAGAGTGcagttaattaaaaaaatattattagaaaaacaTACGATATTGTTGTCGGTCTGCTTTTCTAGCATCATCAGCATCTAACAATTTTCTTAACACCCCCCTTTTCCTTCTTTCCTTAATTAGTAATTCTCTATTTATAGAAGGCGTGTCTCTATCTAAAACTTCATCATCATTTTTCGATACCTTAACATTTCTATTCATAACATCTTTCTTAGTGGTTACTTTCTTTTCTGTATTATGGAAGGTTGAAGAAATTGTACcttcatttttaatgttaactGAAGATACAACTATTCTACTTTCCATCTTATGCATCAAAGAACATGTactattttttcattaacatAGAAATACTACCAAGTTATTTtgtacaataaaaataaacctaaaactttaaatttaaaattaactcaaatagttttataaaatatatgataaaggATATATCAACCATAATGTacacaaatatataaaataagtatattaaaagatatattaaaaatttttcctaTTTCATATTAAGGTTAACATTACTTATTAATTGATTTAACCCATCACTGGTTTCCCtttctttaataatgtttaatttCAAGATAGTTTTAAATAGTCTGCTTTAACAAcacatttaaattatcattattattagttGTTGATAATATGTGCaataatagtttaaaaatatatcttatatatttatatgacaaagcaaaatatatattaatttttttttcattttaactGCTATAAAAACCCGTCATTAGcaatagtaataaataaacataaataaaaaaaaagatacaaaatctaaaaagcattaaaaaaaaagtagaaaaattaaaatatggtTATTGGCAATTgcaatattaaaaacaataatatttgttattgaTTAATAAACTAAGAAGATATCAACCTAACCATTTCTTCCTTATTTTCTGTTCTTGTTTCTTTTCTATTTAGGACTGTTGTAGTAGtatcaatataataattttcctGTTCAGAATTATCATTTCGGAAGGCTTCTAATAAATCATTATGTAATGAAACTCCTGTACTTTTACCATCattatttcctttttttttaataaatttcttgaaaatattataatgtgATTGTCGGGAATCTAGAGATCCAGATAAAAAACGAATCTCTGACAATTCTT
This Strongyloides ratti genome assembly S_ratti_ED321, chromosome : 2 DNA region includes the following protein-coding sequences:
- a CDS encoding Graves disease carrier protein, with the translated sequence MISSDSKKNFNPYVPFLVSAISGGVAGAVAKTVIAPMDRTKINFQVDANRRYSTRAALNFIIKTFQTEGFFALFRGNSATMLRVIPFATFQYASYEEYKKLFEVDKDGKRTPLLRYVAGSCAATTATCLTFPLDTLKAWLSVINKKEYNGILDLCKKKYNCHGIEIFYRGITPALIGVIPYAGSSFFTYETLKIWYKDEFKNEPPGYWRMAFGGLSGAIGQTASYPFDIVRRRMQTGKISKNQNIFKSLLLIIKNEGIIGGIFKGLSMNWIKGPMAVGISLTLYDTLHLKLKELYVK
- a CDS encoding Epidermal growth factor-like domain-containing protein; the encoded protein is MHKMESRIVVSSVNIKNEGTISSTFHNTEKKVTTKKDVMNRNVKVSKNDDEVLDRDTPSINRELLIKERRKRGVLRKLLDADDARKADRQQYQQVKNITEDSPSFINKEKVSINNLINKESKRHNISNNTNDTLNSSINVSTNNIEKIMKETNFDEVTNNNINKPKLVNIFEDEKVKEEERIEKEIARKHLNIINSNINISELSKQTDSLQIIKNNFTISTTPRVNITKISTTSKSSTDFISGIGNLFSAFGKGIGKFIGFEKDCKNKGYKDGTGKCVCPPYHFGSYCEQVNCANGGRLIQTSRSSSRKFQCQCPNSEFITGEFCQYIKCLNGGTPIDGEGRCSCNNNWYSGNFCENYSTSWTIVFVIPIVILILVTFLCAICRLDLCPKRNAYVQENTTINSGRRRRRRGNLNENYSNNIVNRLPPLDEEERERMVTEHFLNQCRMQGYVSTSTSNVGHNLSNQNSLSNFLSLDDSVKILEPPPSYQEALSAISAPAIPPIDITTAPRPPAYQTIDPNRRRPSNT